A single Drosophila ananassae strain 14024-0371.13 chromosome 3L, ASM1763931v2, whole genome shotgun sequence DNA region contains:
- the LOC6495161 gene encoding nephrin isoform X2: MQFWITLTFALLLVATNCHGMATVTASIPTPAAQVAPAPSPAVAASPVVQKFRVTPHDLQILEGTDTLLRCEVSARAGKVQWTKDGFALGFSAVIPGYPRYSVLVDTKQGAYNLQIKNASLEDDAEYQCQVGPAAGNPAIRANAKLSIVAAPSSIVIEGYARNAKVEVEERQNLTLHCIAENANPAAEIVWYQGDVPVPMAPIVSVNQTAPKRFTTSSTLHLQPRSEDDYKDFSCEARHKALPPDVPMRATVQLSVLYPPGAPFFEGYSKGESLHRGQDVQIACRSRGGNPPAQLTWYRNGVAVSSPQRTSGRLSENIYKFTASEEDNGANLVCEAKNLLSISPLRAELNLTVLYAPKDVYLSGANQAKVGDTVELTCVTAPSNPPARISWSLNGRPLTDSTFKTTSSSDGGWVSSSNISLTIDSQSRSFIAVCHALNTELTQNVVGSHTVNVLYAPSSPLLTGYNDGDILISGSILKLQCSSAGGNPPPTLQWYKNDKRLNAPSKLVDSKISSELSLLVNASDNNAIYKCEVQNAAIDIPLFATKTLGVHFPPETVKISVVPKNLVPGIRAKLICDSSSSNPPAKISWWKDGIPVEGLNLANRPGLWGGSVSTLEMYVNITQDLDGIIYTCQSHNEVLQRSVHETISLDILYPPKFEASQSSSFVGVEGAPFHVELVASGNPMSISYTWTKDGLPISSNSLSGQRLISDGPRLNISRLSRNDAGVYVCEALNSQGSALLEIQIDVEYAPTITSVSEGRSFVAGEPAVLACHIQARPLEAAHVRWVRDGYDLSTRTISSFENGTALLQIASVERSDIGNFTCIVDNQRGAPAAQNVLLVVQTSPEIDHTPAFTRYAARLGVRAQLVCRALASPQPSFIWRRHGKDLKMQRRNKFKSVERQVDVLNYESALLIENTSADDYGQYECVVRNALGQATTTLEFSKPTRPDAPLQLRVGNVSDTGVELNWLPGFDGGMQTYFRLRLKQQGEDKYKYVDAKPGNLNVSLDGLKPGATYYFSVMAANEAGGSKFMPDIKLTLSKGSQPHSAEYTEKDELPNVMIIGITSAAMVLLVLNAALVAWFVIRRQNKSQSEAEPSNDDVYSKDDSQSVYKADVQKKAAASTYLVENVDIIQSTSYPPKYQESSMCTPPYPLCNPDFTRTLPNPKRHSQRNSATGLIEGMPMRSKDDHMLISNGLYIPSPSPASSLVIKGSYISSPSPAPPADGSYFNMSDKYMSYPPVTY, from the exons TTGCCACCAATTGTCATGGAATGGCCACCGTTACGGCCTCGATTCCCACTCCGGCTGCCCAGGTGGCACCTGCCCCATCCCCGGCCGTAGCCGCCTCCCCGGTGGTACAAAAGTTTCGGGTAACCCCGCACGATCTGCAAATTCTCGAGGGCACCGACACCCTCCTCCGTTGCGAGGTGTCCGCCCGCGCCGGCAAGGTGCAGTGGACCAAGGATGGCTTTGCGCTCGGCTTCTCGGCAGTGATACCGGGATACCCCCGCTACTCGGTACTGGTCGATACCAAGCAGGGGGCCTACAATCTGCAGATCAAGAACGCCTCGCTGGAGGACGATGCCGAGTACCAGTGCCAGGTGGGCCCGGCGGCGGGAAATCCGGCCATCCGTGCCAACGCCAAGTTGAGCATTGTGGCGGCCCCGAGTAGCATTGTCATCGAAGGATATGCCCGAAATGCcaaggtggaggtggaggagcGCCAGAATCTGACGCTGCACTGCATCGCCGAGAATGCCAATCCGGCGGCGGAGATTGTCTGGTACCAGGGTGATGTTCCAGTTCCCATGG CTCCCATTGTCTCTGTGAATCAAACTGCACCAAAACGTTTTACGACCAGTTCCACGCTGCACCTGCAGCCGCGCTCCGAGGACGACTACAAGGACTTCTCCTGCGAGGCACGCCACAAAGCCCTGCCCCCCGATGTCCCGATGCGCGCCACCGTGCAGCTGTCCGTTTTGT ACCCACCTGGAGCACCGTTTTTTGAGGGTTATAGCAAGGGCGAGAGCCTGCATCGCGGCCAGGATGTGCAAATTGCTTGCCGCAGTCGCGGCGGCAATCCTCCGGCCCAATTGACCTGGTACCGAAACGGTGTGGCCGTCAGCTCTCCCCAACGCACCTCCGGCCGTCTATCCGAGAACATTTACAAGTTCACAGCCTCCGAGGAGGACAATGGCGCCAATTTGGTGTGTGAGGCAAAGAACCTCCTCTCGATAAGTCCCCTGCGCGCTGAACTCAACCTCACCGTGCTGT ATGCCCCCAAGGATGTGTATCTGAGTGGCGCGAATCAGGCCAAGGTGGGGGATACTGTGGAGCTCACTTGCGTGACAGCTCCCTCGAATCCTCCGGCTCGGATTAGTTGGTCCCTGAATGGACGTCCCCTGACTGATAGCACTTTTAAGACCACCAGCAGCTCTGATGGGGGTTGGGTCAGCAGCTCCAACATTAGTCTGACCATTGACTCCCAGAGCAGGTCCTTCATTGCCGTGTGCCATGCCCTCAACACGGAACTGACCCAGAATGTGGTGGGCTCCCACACCGTAAACGTGCTCT ATGCCCCTTCGTCGCCGCTCTTAACTGGCTATAACGATGGCGATATTTTAATTTCCGGCTCAATATTAAAACTCCAATGCAGCTCGGCCGGCGGCAATCCCCCGCCCACTCTGCAGTGGTACAAGAACGACAAACGACTCAACGCCCCCTCCAAGCTGGTAGACAGCAAAATCAGCTCGGAACTCTCCCTGCTAGTCAATGCCTCCGACAATAATGCCATTTACAAGTGCGAGGTTCAAAATGCCGCCATTGACATTCCACTCTTTGCCACCAAAACTCTGGGAGTTCATT TTCCTCCGGAGACAGTTAAAATCAGTGTGGTGCCCAAGAATCTGGTGCCTGGCATTCGGGCCAAGCTCATCTGCGACTCTAGCTCTAGTAATCCTCCGGCCAAGATTAGTTGGTGGAAGGATGGCATTCCCGTGGAAGGACTCAACTTGGCTAACAGGCCTGGCCTCTGGGGCGGCTCAGTCTCCACTCTGGAAATGTATGTTAACATAACCCAGGATCTGGATGGCATTATTTACACCTGTCAGAGCCACAACGAGGTATTGCAGCGCAGCGTACACGAAACCATCAGCTTGGACATACTTT ATCCCCCCAAATTCGAGGCCTCGCAGTCCAGCAGTTTCGTGGGTGTCGAGGGCGCTCCGTTCCATGTGGAACTGGTGGCCAGCGGAAATCCCATGTCAATTAGTTATACCTGGACCAAGGATGGCCTGCCCATTAGCAGCAACAGCTTGAGCGGCCAGCGTTTGATCTCCGACGGACCACGTCTCAATATCAGCCGTCTGAGTCGCAACGATGCGGGTGTCTATGTCTGTGAGGCTTTAAATAGCCAAGGCTCGGCGCTGCTGGAGATCCAAATAGACGTTGAAT ATGCCCCTACGATTACGTCGGTGAGCGAGGGCCGGAGCTTTGTGGCCGGCGAGCCGGCTGTCTTGGCCTGTCACATTCAGGCCCGCCCCCTGGAGGCTGCCCATGTGCGCTGGGTGCGCGACGGCTATGACCTGTCCACCCGCACCATTTCCAGCTTCGAGAACGGCACTGCCCTGCTTCAGATAGCCAGTGTGGAGAGGAGTGACATCGGAAACTTCACCTGTATTGTGGACAACCAACGAGGAGCCCCGGCGGCCCAGAATGTCCTGCTAGTTGTGCAAA CTTCCCCGGAAATTGACCACACCCCTGCCTTCACCCGATATGCCGCCCGGTTGGGCGTTAGGGCTCAGTTGGTATGCAGGGCTCTGGCCTCCCCCCAGCCCAGTTTCATTTGGCGTCGCCATGGCAAGGACCTGAAGATGCAGCGCAGGAACAAGTTCAAGAGCGTGGAGCGCCAGGTGGACGTCCTGAACTATGAGTCGGCTCTTTTGATAGAAAATACCTCCGCCGATGACTATGGCCAGTACGAGTGTGTGGTGCGAAACGCGTTGGGCCAGGCCACTACCACCCTGGAGTTCAGTAAGCCCACTCGGCCCGATGCCCCTCTGCAGCTGAGGGTGGGAAATGTGAGTGACACGGGAGTGGAGCTCAATTGGCTGCCGGGCTTCGATGGCGGCATGCAGACCTACTTCCGTTTGAGGTTGAAGCAGCAGGGCGAGGACAAGTACAAGTACGTGGATGCCAAGCCGGGCAACTTGAATGTATCCCTCGATGGGCTGAAGCCCGGAGCCACCTACTACTTCTCCGTGATGGCGGCCAACGAGGCGGGCGGCAGTAAGTTCATGCCGGACATCAAGCTGACCCTGAGCAAAGGCTCTCAGCCTCATTCGGCGGAGTATACGGAAAAGGATGAGCTCCCCAATGTCATGATCATTGGAATAACCTCTGCTGCCATGGTGCTGTTGGTTCTAAATGCCGCCCTGGTTGCCTGGTTCGTGATTCGCCGCCAGAACAAGTCCCAGAGCGAAGCCGAGCCCAGCAACGATGATGTCTACTCCAAGGACGACAGCCAATCGGTTTACAAG GCGGATGTGCAGAAGAAAGCAGCCGCCTCCACTTACCTCGTGGAGAACGTGGACATCATCCAGTCGACATCATATCCCCCTAAATACCAGGAGAGCTCCATGTGCACGCCACCGTATCCACTCTGCAATCCGGACTTTACCCGCACCCTGCCCAATCCCAAGAGGCACAGTCAACGGAACAGTGCCACGGGCCTAATTGAGGGTATGCCGATGCGTTCCAAGGACGATCACATGCTGATCTCTAATGGACTGTACATCCCGTCGCCGTCACCGGCCTCCTCTCTGGTCATCAAGGGCAGCTATATATCGTCGCCTTCGCCGGCGCCGCCTGCCGATGGCTCCTACTTCAATATGAGCGACAAATACATGTCCTATCCGCCGGTG ACTTACTGA
- the LOC6495161 gene encoding nephrin isoform X1: MQFWITLTFALLLVATNCHGMATVTASIPTPAAQVAPAPSPAVAASPVVQKFRVTPHDLQILEGTDTLLRCEVSARAGKVQWTKDGFALGFSAVIPGYPRYSVLVDTKQGAYNLQIKNASLEDDAEYQCQVGPAAGNPAIRANAKLSIVAAPSSIVIEGYARNAKVEVEERQNLTLHCIAENANPAAEIVWYQGDVPVPMAPIVSVNQTAPKRFTTSSTLHLQPRSEDDYKDFSCEARHKALPPDVPMRATVQLSVLYPPGAPFFEGYSKGESLHRGQDVQIACRSRGGNPPAQLTWYRNGVAVSSPQRTSGRLSENIYKFTASEEDNGANLVCEAKNLLSISPLRAELNLTVLYAPKDVYLSGANQAKVGDTVELTCVTAPSNPPARISWSLNGRPLTDSTFKTTSSSDGGWVSSSNISLTIDSQSRSFIAVCHALNTELTQNVVGSHTVNVLYAPSSPLLTGYNDGDILISGSILKLQCSSAGGNPPPTLQWYKNDKRLNAPSKLVDSKISSELSLLVNASDNNAIYKCEVQNAAIDIPLFATKTLGVHFPPETVKISVVPKNLVPGIRAKLICDSSSSNPPAKISWWKDGIPVEGLNLANRPGLWGGSVSTLEMYVNITQDLDGIIYTCQSHNEVLQRSVHETISLDILYPPKFEASQSSSFVGVEGAPFHVELVASGNPMSISYTWTKDGLPISSNSLSGQRLISDGPRLNISRLSRNDAGVYVCEALNSQGSALLEIQIDVEYAPTITSVSEGRSFVAGEPAVLACHIQARPLEAAHVRWVRDGYDLSTRTISSFENGTALLQIASVERSDIGNFTCIVDNQRGAPAAQNVLLVVQTSPEIDHTPAFTRYAARLGVRAQLVCRALASPQPSFIWRRHGKDLKMQRRNKFKSVERQVDVLNYESALLIENTSADDYGQYECVVRNALGQATTTLEFSKPTRPDAPLQLRVGNVSDTGVELNWLPGFDGGMQTYFRLRLKQQGEDKYKYVDAKPGNLNVSLDGLKPGATYYFSVMAANEAGGSKFMPDIKLTLSKGSQPHSAEYTEKDELPNVMIIGITSAAMVLLVLNAALVAWFVIRRQNKSQSEAEPSNDDVYSKDDSQSVYKLPITALQADVQKKAAASTYLVENVDIIQSTSYPPKYQESSMCTPPYPLCNPDFTRTLPNPKRHSQRNSATGLIEGMPMRSKDDHMLISNGLYIPSPSPASSLVIKGSYISSPSPAPPADGSYFNMSDKYMSYPPVTY, from the exons TTGCCACCAATTGTCATGGAATGGCCACCGTTACGGCCTCGATTCCCACTCCGGCTGCCCAGGTGGCACCTGCCCCATCCCCGGCCGTAGCCGCCTCCCCGGTGGTACAAAAGTTTCGGGTAACCCCGCACGATCTGCAAATTCTCGAGGGCACCGACACCCTCCTCCGTTGCGAGGTGTCCGCCCGCGCCGGCAAGGTGCAGTGGACCAAGGATGGCTTTGCGCTCGGCTTCTCGGCAGTGATACCGGGATACCCCCGCTACTCGGTACTGGTCGATACCAAGCAGGGGGCCTACAATCTGCAGATCAAGAACGCCTCGCTGGAGGACGATGCCGAGTACCAGTGCCAGGTGGGCCCGGCGGCGGGAAATCCGGCCATCCGTGCCAACGCCAAGTTGAGCATTGTGGCGGCCCCGAGTAGCATTGTCATCGAAGGATATGCCCGAAATGCcaaggtggaggtggaggagcGCCAGAATCTGACGCTGCACTGCATCGCCGAGAATGCCAATCCGGCGGCGGAGATTGTCTGGTACCAGGGTGATGTTCCAGTTCCCATGG CTCCCATTGTCTCTGTGAATCAAACTGCACCAAAACGTTTTACGACCAGTTCCACGCTGCACCTGCAGCCGCGCTCCGAGGACGACTACAAGGACTTCTCCTGCGAGGCACGCCACAAAGCCCTGCCCCCCGATGTCCCGATGCGCGCCACCGTGCAGCTGTCCGTTTTGT ACCCACCTGGAGCACCGTTTTTTGAGGGTTATAGCAAGGGCGAGAGCCTGCATCGCGGCCAGGATGTGCAAATTGCTTGCCGCAGTCGCGGCGGCAATCCTCCGGCCCAATTGACCTGGTACCGAAACGGTGTGGCCGTCAGCTCTCCCCAACGCACCTCCGGCCGTCTATCCGAGAACATTTACAAGTTCACAGCCTCCGAGGAGGACAATGGCGCCAATTTGGTGTGTGAGGCAAAGAACCTCCTCTCGATAAGTCCCCTGCGCGCTGAACTCAACCTCACCGTGCTGT ATGCCCCCAAGGATGTGTATCTGAGTGGCGCGAATCAGGCCAAGGTGGGGGATACTGTGGAGCTCACTTGCGTGACAGCTCCCTCGAATCCTCCGGCTCGGATTAGTTGGTCCCTGAATGGACGTCCCCTGACTGATAGCACTTTTAAGACCACCAGCAGCTCTGATGGGGGTTGGGTCAGCAGCTCCAACATTAGTCTGACCATTGACTCCCAGAGCAGGTCCTTCATTGCCGTGTGCCATGCCCTCAACACGGAACTGACCCAGAATGTGGTGGGCTCCCACACCGTAAACGTGCTCT ATGCCCCTTCGTCGCCGCTCTTAACTGGCTATAACGATGGCGATATTTTAATTTCCGGCTCAATATTAAAACTCCAATGCAGCTCGGCCGGCGGCAATCCCCCGCCCACTCTGCAGTGGTACAAGAACGACAAACGACTCAACGCCCCCTCCAAGCTGGTAGACAGCAAAATCAGCTCGGAACTCTCCCTGCTAGTCAATGCCTCCGACAATAATGCCATTTACAAGTGCGAGGTTCAAAATGCCGCCATTGACATTCCACTCTTTGCCACCAAAACTCTGGGAGTTCATT TTCCTCCGGAGACAGTTAAAATCAGTGTGGTGCCCAAGAATCTGGTGCCTGGCATTCGGGCCAAGCTCATCTGCGACTCTAGCTCTAGTAATCCTCCGGCCAAGATTAGTTGGTGGAAGGATGGCATTCCCGTGGAAGGACTCAACTTGGCTAACAGGCCTGGCCTCTGGGGCGGCTCAGTCTCCACTCTGGAAATGTATGTTAACATAACCCAGGATCTGGATGGCATTATTTACACCTGTCAGAGCCACAACGAGGTATTGCAGCGCAGCGTACACGAAACCATCAGCTTGGACATACTTT ATCCCCCCAAATTCGAGGCCTCGCAGTCCAGCAGTTTCGTGGGTGTCGAGGGCGCTCCGTTCCATGTGGAACTGGTGGCCAGCGGAAATCCCATGTCAATTAGTTATACCTGGACCAAGGATGGCCTGCCCATTAGCAGCAACAGCTTGAGCGGCCAGCGTTTGATCTCCGACGGACCACGTCTCAATATCAGCCGTCTGAGTCGCAACGATGCGGGTGTCTATGTCTGTGAGGCTTTAAATAGCCAAGGCTCGGCGCTGCTGGAGATCCAAATAGACGTTGAAT ATGCCCCTACGATTACGTCGGTGAGCGAGGGCCGGAGCTTTGTGGCCGGCGAGCCGGCTGTCTTGGCCTGTCACATTCAGGCCCGCCCCCTGGAGGCTGCCCATGTGCGCTGGGTGCGCGACGGCTATGACCTGTCCACCCGCACCATTTCCAGCTTCGAGAACGGCACTGCCCTGCTTCAGATAGCCAGTGTGGAGAGGAGTGACATCGGAAACTTCACCTGTATTGTGGACAACCAACGAGGAGCCCCGGCGGCCCAGAATGTCCTGCTAGTTGTGCAAA CTTCCCCGGAAATTGACCACACCCCTGCCTTCACCCGATATGCCGCCCGGTTGGGCGTTAGGGCTCAGTTGGTATGCAGGGCTCTGGCCTCCCCCCAGCCCAGTTTCATTTGGCGTCGCCATGGCAAGGACCTGAAGATGCAGCGCAGGAACAAGTTCAAGAGCGTGGAGCGCCAGGTGGACGTCCTGAACTATGAGTCGGCTCTTTTGATAGAAAATACCTCCGCCGATGACTATGGCCAGTACGAGTGTGTGGTGCGAAACGCGTTGGGCCAGGCCACTACCACCCTGGAGTTCAGTAAGCCCACTCGGCCCGATGCCCCTCTGCAGCTGAGGGTGGGAAATGTGAGTGACACGGGAGTGGAGCTCAATTGGCTGCCGGGCTTCGATGGCGGCATGCAGACCTACTTCCGTTTGAGGTTGAAGCAGCAGGGCGAGGACAAGTACAAGTACGTGGATGCCAAGCCGGGCAACTTGAATGTATCCCTCGATGGGCTGAAGCCCGGAGCCACCTACTACTTCTCCGTGATGGCGGCCAACGAGGCGGGCGGCAGTAAGTTCATGCCGGACATCAAGCTGACCCTGAGCAAAGGCTCTCAGCCTCATTCGGCGGAGTATACGGAAAAGGATGAGCTCCCCAATGTCATGATCATTGGAATAACCTCTGCTGCCATGGTGCTGTTGGTTCTAAATGCCGCCCTGGTTGCCTGGTTCGTGATTCGCCGCCAGAACAAGTCCCAGAGCGAAGCCGAGCCCAGCAACGATGATGTCTACTCCAAGGACGACAGCCAATCGGTTTACAAG CTGCCCATCACTGCTTTGCAGGCGGATGTGCAGAAGAAAGCAGCCGCCTCCACTTACCTCGTGGAGAACGTGGACATCATCCAGTCGACATCATATCCCCCTAAATACCAGGAGAGCTCCATGTGCACGCCACCGTATCCACTCTGCAATCCGGACTTTACCCGCACCCTGCCCAATCCCAAGAGGCACAGTCAACGGAACAGTGCCACGGGCCTAATTGAGGGTATGCCGATGCGTTCCAAGGACGATCACATGCTGATCTCTAATGGACTGTACATCCCGTCGCCGTCACCGGCCTCCTCTCTGGTCATCAAGGGCAGCTATATATCGTCGCCTTCGCCGGCGCCGCCTGCCGATGGCTCCTACTTCAATATGAGCGACAAATACATGTCCTATCCGCCGGTG ACTTACTGA